A window of Hevea brasiliensis isolate MT/VB/25A 57/8 chromosome 14, ASM3005281v1, whole genome shotgun sequence contains these coding sequences:
- the LOC110657247 gene encoding clathrin heavy chain 1: MAAANAPIAMKEVLTLPSIGINPQFITFTNVTMESDKYICVRETAPQNSVVIVDMNMPMQPLRRPITADSSLMNPNSRILALKAQLPGTTQDHLQIFNIEMKAKMKSHQMPEQVVFWKWITTKMLGLVTQTSVYHWSIEGDSEPVKMFDRTANLVNNQIINYRCDPSEKWLVLIGIAPGSPERQQLVKGNMQLFSVDQQRSQALEAHAASFAQFKVPGNENPSILISFATKSFNAGQITSKLHVIELGAQPGKPSFTKKQADLFFPPDFADDFPVAMQISHKYSLIYVITKLGLLFVYDLETATAVYRNRISPDPIFLTAEASSVGGFYAINRRGQVLLATVNEATIVPFVSGQLNNLELAVNLAKRGNLPGAENLVVQRFQELFAQTKYKEAAELAAESPQGILRTPDTVAKFQSVPVQAGQTPPLLQYFGTLLTRGKLNAFESLELSRLVVNQNKKNLLENWLAEDKLECSEELGDLVKTVDNDLALKIYIKARATPKVVAAFAERREFDKILIYSKQVGYTPDYLFLLQTILRSDPQGAVNFALMMSQMEGGCPVDYNTITDLFLQRNLIREATAFLLDVLKPNLPEHGFLQTKVLEINLVTFPNVADAILANGMFSHYDRPRIAQLCEKAGLYIRALQHYSELPDIKRVIVNTHAIEPQALVEFFGTLSREWALECMKDLLMVNLRGNLQIIVQTAKEYCEQLGVDACIKLFEQFKSYEGLYFFLGSYLSSSEDPDIHFKYIEAAAKTGQIKEVERVTRESNFYDAEKTKNFLMEAKLPDARPLINVCDRFGFVADLTHYLYSNNMLRYIEGYVQKVNPGNAPLVVGQLLDDECPEDFIKGLILSVRSLLPVEPLVEECEKRNRLRLLTQFLEHLVSEGSQDVHVHNALGKIIIDSNNNPEHFLTTNPYYDSRVVGKYCEKRDPTLAVVAYRRGQCDDELINVTNKNSLFKLQARYVVERMDADLWEKVLNPENEYRRQLIDQVVSTALPESKSPEQVSAAVKAFMTADLPHELIELLEKIVLQNSAFSGNFNLQNLLILTAIKADPSRVMDYINRLDNFDGPAVGEVAVEAQLYEEAFAIFKKFNLNVQAVNVLLDNIQSIDRAVEFAFRVEEDAVWSQVAKAQLREGLVSDAIESFIRADDVSQFLEVIRAAEDANVYHDLVRYLLMVRQKTKEPKVDSELIFAYAKIDRLSDIEEFILMPNVANLQNVGDRLFDEALYEAAKIIFAFISNWGKLASTLVKLKQFQGAVDAARKANSAKTWKEVCFACVDAEEFRLAQICGLNIIIQVDDLEEVSEYYQNRGYFNELISLMESGLGLERAHMGIFTELGVLYARYRPEKLMEHIKLFSTRLNIPKLIRACDEQQHWKELTYLYIQYDEFDNAATTIMNHSPEAWDHMQFKDVAVKVANVELYYKAVHFYLQEHPDLINDLLNVLALRVDHTRVVDIMRKAGHLLLVKPYMVAVQSNNVSAVNEALNQIYVEEEDYERLRESIDMHDNFDQIGLAQKIEKHELLEMRRVAAYIYKKAGRWKQSIALSKKDNLYKDAMETASQSGDRELAEGLLVYFIEQGKKECFASCLFVCYDLIRADVALELAWINNMVDFAFPYLLQFIREYVGKVDELVKDKIEAQKEVKAKELEEKEVIAQQNMYAQLLPLALPAPPMPGMGGPTMGGGFAPPPPMGGMGMPPMPPFGMPPMGSY; the protein is encoded by the exons ATGGCGGCCGCTAACGCCCCAATCGCTATGAAGGAAGTCTTAACT TTGCCGAGCATTGGGATCAATCCCCAGTTCATCACTTTTACAAATGTCACAATGGAATCGGACAAGTATATATGTGTACGGGAAACGGCTCCACAGAATAGTGTTGTGATTGTGGATATGAATATGCCAATGCAGCCATTGAGGCGGCCTATTACTGCAGACTCGTCGCTCATGAATCCAAATTCTAGAATCCTTGCCCTGAAAG CCCAACTCCCGGGAACTACTCAGGATCACCTACAGATATTTAATATTGAAATGAAAGCAAAAATGAAATCACACCAGATGCCTGAGCAG GTTGTCTTTTGGAAGTGGATAACCACAAAGATGTTAGGCTTGGTCACACAGACCTCAGTTTACCATTGGTCaattgaag GTGATTCTGAACCTGTCAAGATGTTTGATAGAACAGCTAATCTGGTGAACAATCAGATAATTAACTACAGATGTGACCCTTCAGAGAAGTGGTTGGTTCTGATTGGTATAGCTCCTGGTTCACCTGAG AGGCAACAACTGGTTAAAGGGAACATGCAACTTTTCTCTGTGGATCAGCAGCGTAGTCAAGCTCTTGAAGCTCATGCTGCATCATTTGCCCAATTTAAG GTTCCTGGAAATGAGAATCCTTCCATTCTTATTTCTTTTGCCACAAAATCTTTCAATGCTGGGCAGATTACATCGAAGTTGCATGTCATTGAACTTGGTGCTCAACCAG GGAAGCCATCATTTACAAAGAAACAGGCtgatcttttctttcctccagacTTTGCTGATGACTTTCCTGTTGCAATGCAG ATATCCCACAAATACAGTTTGATTTATGTGATCACCAAGCTTGGGCTGTTATTTGTTTATGACTTGGAGACAGCTACTGCTGTATACAGAAATAGAATCAGTCCCGATCCAATATTTTTGACAGCTGAAGCTTCGTCGGTTGGGGGTTTTTATGCCATTAATAGGCGGGGCCAGGTGTTGCTAGCGACTGTGAATGAAGCAACAATTGTACCTTTTGTTAGTGGCCAA TTGAATAATTTGGAGCTTGCTGTCAATCTTGCCAAAAGAGGAAACCTTCCTGGTGCAGAGAATTTG GTTGTTCAGCGTTTCCAAGAGCTGTTTGCTCAAACGAAGTATAAAGAAGCAGCTGAGCTTGCTGCAGAGTCTCCACAAGGAATTCTTCGAACGCCCGACACAGTTGCCAAGTTTCAG AGTGTTCCTGTGCAAGCTGGGCAAACACCTCCTTTACTGCAGTACTTTGGGACGCTTCTCACTAGAGGAAAGCTTAATGCATTTGAATCATTGGAATTATCACGCCTTGTTGTCAATCAAAATAAGAAGAATCTTTTAGAGAATTGGTTGGCAGAGGACAAGTTGGAGTGCAGTGAAGAACTTGGAGACCTTGTGAAG ACTGTTGACAATGACCTTGCGCTAAAAATATATATCAAAGCTAGAGCTACTCCAAAGGTTGTTGCGGCTTTTGCTGAGAGGAGGGAGTTTGACAAAATTTTGATTTACTCAAAGCAG GTTGGTTATACCCCTGATTATTTGTTCCTTCTGCAAACAATTCTCCGTTCGGATCCTCAG GGAGCAGTGAATTTTGCTTTGATGATGTCTCAAATGGAGGGAGGTTGTCCTGTTGATTACAATACCATCACTGATCTGTTTCTTCAG AGAAACCTGATTCGTGAGGCAACAGCTTTTCTGTTGGATGTTTTGAAGCCAAATTTACCTGAACATGGTTTTCTGCAAACAAAG GTCCTAGAAATCAATTTGGTAACATTTCCTAATGTGGCTGATGCTATTCTAGCCAATGGAATGTTCAGCCACTATGATCGCCCTCGAATTGCTCAATTATGTGAAAAAGCTGGTCTATACATCAGAGCCCTGCAA CATTATTCGGAGTTGCCAGATATTAAACGTGTCATTGTTAATACACATGCAATAGAGCCACAG GCACTCGTAGAGTTTTTTGGTACTCTTTCACGAGAATGGGCTTTGGAGTGCATGAAGGATCTTTTAATGGTGAATCtaagaggcaaccttcagataaTTGTGCAG ACTGCCAAGGAATATTGTGAGCAGTTGGGTGTTGATGCATGCATAAAACTTTTTGAGCAATTCAAGTCCTATGAAGGGCTTTACTTTTTTCTTGGGTCATATTTGAGTTCAAG TGAGGATCCTGATATACACTTCAAGTACATTGAGGCAGCTGCTAAAACTGGACAAATAAAGGAGGTTGAACGTGTTACTAGAGAATCGAATTTTTATGATGCTGAAAAGACGAAGAACTTTCTGATGGAGGCCAAACTTCCAGATGCTAGGCCTCTGATTAATGTTTGTGATCGATTTGGTTTTGTGGCTGATCTCACACACTACCTCTATTCAAACAATATGCTTCGTTATATTGAAGGTTATGTTCAGAAG GTGAACCCAGGTAATGCACCTTTAGTTGTGGGGCAGTTGCTGGATGATGAGTGCCCTGAAGACTTCATTAAGGGCCTGATTCTTTCTGTTCGTTCTTTGCTTCCTGTTGAGCCCCTTGTGGAAGAATGTGAGAAGAG AAATCGACTTCGTTTGCTCACTCAGTTCTTGGAGCATCTTGTAAGTGAGGGGAGCCAAGATGTACATGTCCACAATGCTCTGGGTAAAATCATTATTGATAGCAATAACAATCCAGAGCACTTCCTCACTACCAACCCTTACTATGATTCCCGGGTTGTTGGCAAGTATTGTGAGAAACGTGATCCCACTCTGGCTGTTGTGGCTTACCGGAGAGGACAATGTGATGATGAGCTGATTAATGTAACTAATAAAAATTCTTTGTTCAAATTGCAAGCAAG GTATGTGGTTGAAAGGATGGATGCTGATCTTTGGGAGAAAGTTCTTAATCCTGAGAATGAATATAGAAGACAGCTCATTGATCAGGTTGTATCTACTGCTTTGCCTGAAAGCAAGAGTCCTGAACAAGTTTCTGCAGCAGTTAAGGCTTTCATGACTGCTGATCTACCCCATGAATTAATTGAGCTTCTTGAAAAGATTGTGCTTCAAAACTCTGCATTCAGTGGAAATTTCAATCTGCAGAATCTACTTATCTTGACCGCCATTAAGGCGGATCCATCTAGAGTTATGGATTACATTAACAGATTGGACAATTTTGATGGACCTGCTGTTGGGGAAGTGGCCGTGGAAGCCCAACTATACGAGGAAGCATTTGCAATTTTCAAGAAATTCAACTTAAATGTTCAGGCTGTAAATGTCCTACTGGACAATATTCAAAGCATTGATCGTGCAGTGGAGTTTGCATTCCGAGTTGAAGAAGATGCAGTTTGGAGTCAGGTGGCAAAGGCTCAACTCAGGGAGGGGCTGGTGAGTGATGCAATTGAGTCCTTTATTCGTGCAGATGATGTTAGTCAATTCCTGGAGGTCATTCGTGCTGCTGAGGATGCAAATGTCTATCATGACTTGGTGAGGTACCTCCTGATGGTCAGGCAGAAAACAAAAGAACCCAAGGTGGACAGTGAACTTATTTTTGCATATGCAAAGATCGATAGGCTAAGTGACATTGAGGAATTTATTCTCATGCCAAATGTGGCTAATCTCCAAAATGTGGGTGATCGTTTGTTTGATGAAGCTCTATATGAGGCTGCAAAAATTATATTTGCATTTATATCAAACTGGGGCAAGTTGGCTAGCACACTTGTGAAGCTGAAACAGTTCCAAGGTGCTGTTGATGCAGCACGAAAAGCCAATAGTGCAAAGACATGGAAGGAAGTTTGTTTTGCTTGTGTTGATGCTGAGGAGTTCCGTTTGGCTCAGATCTGTGGCCTTAACATTATTATTCAG GTGGATGATTTGGAAGAGGTCAGTGAATATTACCAGAACAGAGGATACTTCAATGAGTTAATCTCTCTTATGGAGAGTGGCTTAGGGTTAGAACGTGCACATATGGGCATTTTCACGGAGTTGGGAGTGTTATATGCAAGATATCGTCCTGAGAAGCTTATGGAACACATTAAATTGTTCTCAACCCGCCTCAATATTCCGAAGCTCATACGGGCTTGTGATGAACAACAGCATTGGAAGGAACTTACCTATTTGTACATCCAATATGATGAATTTGATAATGCTGCAACCACCATAATGAACCATTCCCCTGAGGCATGGGATCACATGCAATTTAAAGATGTTGCTGTCAAGGTTGCAAATGTGGAGCTATATTATAAGGCGGTTCATTTCTACCTGCAAGAGCACCCAGACCTTATCAATGATCTTCTCAATGTGCTGGCACTCCGTGTGGACCATACCCGTGTTGTTGACATTATGCGGAAG GCTGGTCACCTTCTTCTAGTGAAGCCATATATGGTTGCTGTTCAGAGCAATAACGTGTCTGCTGTGAATGAGGCTTTGAATCAAATTTATGTAGAGGAGGAAGACTATGAAAGATTGCGTGAATCAATTGATATGCATGACAATTTTGATCAGATTGGCCTTGCACAGAAg ATTGAGAAACATGAACTACTTGAAATGAGACGTGTTGCTGCATACATCTACAAGAAGGCAGGAAGATGGAAGCAATCCATTGCATTGTCAAAGAAAGACAACCTCTACAAAGATGCTATGGAGACGGCATCACAATCTGGAGACCGTGAACTTGCAGAAGGGTTGCTTGTTTATTTCATTGAACAG GGCAAGAAGGAATGTTTTGCATCATGCCTCTTTGTTTGTTATGATTTGATTCGGGCAGATGTTGCTCTTGAACTTGCCTGGATAAATAATATGGTTGACTTTGCCTTCCCATACCTGCTGCAG TTTATCCGGGAATACGTAGGCAAAGTTGATGAACTTGTCAAAGACAAAATTGAGGCACAGAAAGAGGTCAAGGCTAAAGAGCTAGAAGAAAAAGAGGTTATTGCTCAGCAG AACATGTATGCCCAGTTACTTCCTCTTGCGTTGCCTGCACCTCCAATGCCAGGCATGGGTGGACCAACTATGGGTGGAGGTTttgcaccaccaccaccaatggGTGGAATGGGAATGCCTCCAATGCCACCTTTTGGCATGCCGCCAATGGGTAGCTATTGA